In the Ctenopharyngodon idella isolate HZGC_01 chromosome 4, HZGC01, whole genome shotgun sequence genome, one interval contains:
- the csrp2 gene encoding cysteine and glycine-rich protein 2 — protein sequence MPNWGGGNKCGACHGTVYHAEEVQCDGRSFHKCCFLCMVCRKGLDSTTLAIHDQEIYCKSCYGKKYGPKGYGYGQGAGTLNMDRGERLGIKPEETQTHRPTTNPNPSKFAQKFGGSEKCARCGESVYAAEKVMSAGKPWHKNCFRCAKCGKSLESTTQTEKDGEIYCKACYAKNFGPKGFGYGQGAGALVHAQ from the exons ATGCCAAACTGGGGTGGAGGAAACAAATGTGGCGCCTGCCACGGGACGGTGTACCATGCTGAAGAGGTCCAGTGTGATGGAAGGAGTTTTCACAAGTGCTGCTTCCTCTGTA TGGTCTGTAGAAAAGGGTTAGACAGCACCACACTGGCCATCCATGACCAGGAAATCTATTGCAAGTCCTGCTACGGTAAAAAGTACGGACCAAAGGGATACGGCTATGGTCAGGGAGCAGGAACACTCAATATGGACCGCGGTGAGAGGCTGGGCATCAAACCTGAAGA AACCCAAACTCACCGACCCACCACCAACCCAAACCCATCCAAGTTTGCACAGAAGTTTGGCGGCTCGGAGAAGTGCGCACGCTGTGGAGAGTCTGTGTATGCGGCGGAGAAGGTGATGAGCGCTGGGAAG CCGTGGCATAAGAACTGCTTTCGCTGTGCCAAATGTGGGAAGAGTTTAGAGTCGACCACACAGACGGAGAAAGACGGAGAAATCTACTGCAAAG catgttatgcAAAGAACTTCGGACCCAAAGGATTTGGATACGGTCAAGGAGCAGGAGCTCTGGTCCACGCTCAATGA
- the e2f7 gene encoding transcription factor E2F7, protein MEMKCLTLKDLLSVRTLVNKTSSDDTGSMNDHKENICMDRRKTTPLKCDSVTAAVNGHRRVSSPDITHITPIKHTERAHPDPWTPTANLKMLISAASPDIRDREMKKTLFRPIENEEKAVEEEEEEELDDSCQYEAVDDPERRPSRKQKSLGLLCQKFLALYPDYPENSESINISLDEVATCLGVERRRIYDIVNVLESLMLVRRMAKNLYVWHGRSQLPQTLQELHQAGREQGYHLQMNQRDGSSPYPAHHMQNTHAASSRRKDKSLRIMSQKFVMLFLVSKTQTVTLDTAAKILIEEGQDESSHSKYKTKVRRLYDIANVLTSLNLIKKLHVREEKSRKPVFKWIGPADFHSSSDSDDMRVSEAQISTSVTGIGERREKMTRHASFQVIPAPPVNQRLISSAPSTPHRHSTDEPVDYSRKSVNNSAVCQLQFGDSGSPVVSSTGLAVPLQADVPYASLPVSAQFASHPLAYLSGLPQTPVLMVYSGHVPEGINQRSPVSGHREGNPKREREEEEEDDQAAKRGKRSTSIESETGETESSSSSARRSPICSREGSPWDEASIGPMNKEDARTSSPKDALVSSHYLYVPNTAGLNGLNFLMPAGHTQGGVPTVAMPYFLVPSPLIAGTMPTSSAEGAASSGLSFSMPTMLSPASFVMAGGAFNVAETLSSPEHHGHRIPVATFSPQGPRVQESPQPAQTQTPVTPKEAALGSKSFFETPGAFGSLTTQTAARKRGSAQRRLDIGHTAAN, encoded by the exons ATGGAGATGAagtgtttaactttaaaagatTTGCTTAGTGTGAGGACACTAGTGAATAAGACAAGCTCGGATGATACCGGCAGCATGAATGACCATAAA GAGAACATCTGCATGGACAGAAGGAAAACGACCCCACTGAAGTGTGACTCTGTGACGGCAGCTGTGAACGGACATAGGAGAGTTTCCAGCCCAGATATCACCCATATAACCCCCATTAAACACACTGAGAGGGCCCATCCGGACCCCTGGACCCCAACAGCCAACCTGAAAATGCTGATCAGCGCCGCCAGCCCAGATATCCGCGACCGAGAGATGAAGAAAACCCTCTTCAGACCCATTGAAAATGAAGAGAAAGCTgtagaggaggaggaagaggaagaactCGATGACTCGTGTCAG TATGAAGCTGTAGACGATCCTGAGAGGAGACCCAGTCGCAAACAGAAGAGTTTGGGGCTTTTGTGTCAGAAATTTCTGGCCTTGTACCCTGATTACCCTGAAAATTCGGAAAGCATCAATATTTCTCTGGATGAGGTGGCCACATGCTTGG GCGTTGAGAGGCGACGTATCTACGACATTGTGAATGTGCTGGAGTCTCTGATGCTGGTGAGAAGAATGGCGAAGAACCTGTACGTGTGGCACGGGCGCTCGCAGCTGCCGCAGACCCTGCAGGAACTTCATCAGGCGGGCCGAGAGCAGGGCTACCATCTGCAGATGAACCAGAGAGATGGAAGCAGCCCGTATCCCGCCCACCACATGCAAAACACACACG CGGCTTCCAGCAGACGGAAGGATAAATCGCTTCGCATCATGAGCCAGAAGTTCGTCATGCTGTTCCTGGTGTCCAAAACACAGACCGTTACACTTGATACGGCTGCTAAGATTTTGATCGAGGAGGGTCAGGATGAGTCCAGCCACAGCAAGTATAAAA ctAAGGTACGACGCTTGTATGATATCGCTAATGTCTTGACCAGCCTGAATCTGATCAAGAAACTTCACGTGAGAGAAGAAAAGAGCCGTAAACCCGTCTTTAAATGGATCGGACCTGCCGATTTCCACAGCAGCAGCG attCAGATGATATGAGGGTCTCAGAAGCTCAGATCAGTACCTCCGTCACGGGCATCGGGGAACGACGAGAGAAGATGACACGTCACGCCTCCTTTCAGGTCATTCCAGCCCCTCCTGTCAATCAAAGACTGATAAGCTCCGCCCCCAGCACACCTCACAGACATTCCACAG ATGAGCCGGTGGATTACTCCAGGAAGAGTGTGAACAACAGTGCAGTGTGTCAACTGCAGTTTGGAGACAG TGGAAGCCCTGTAGTGTCTTCTACCGGACTGGCAGTGCCTCTTCAAGCTGACGTCCCGTATGCGTCACTGCCCGTTTCAGCCCAGTTTGCTTCTCACCCATTAGCGTACCTGTCGGGTCTGCCACAAACACCCGTGCTCATGGTGTACAGCGGACATGTGCCCGAGGGCATCAACCAGAGGTCACCCGTCTCAGGCCACAGGGAGGGAAatccaaagagagagagagaggaggaagaggaagatgatCAGGCAGCTAAACGAGGCAAACGCTCTACGTCCATAGAAAGTGAAACA GGTGAGACTGAGAGTTCGAGCTCCAGTGCCAGAAGGTCTCCGATCTGCTCTCGAGAAGGTTCCCCGTGGGACGAGGCCTCGATTGGGCCGATGAATAAGGAAGACGCCAGAACATCCAGTCCCAAAGATGCCCTCGTGTCCTCTCATTACCTCTATGTTCCAAACACAGCAG GTCTGAACGGTTTGAACTTCCTCATGCCAGCGGGACATACACAAGGTGGTGTGCCAACTGTAGCTATGCCGTATTTTTTGGTGCCTTCACCGCTTATAGCGGGTACAATGCCCACCTCCAGCGCTGAGGGAGCTGCCAGCAGTGGTTTGAGTTTCAGCATGCCCACCATGTTGTCACCAGCCTCGTTTGTGATGGCAGGAGGGGCATTTAATGTGGCTGAAACATTGAGCAGCCCTGAGCATCATGGGCACAGAATACCAGTGGCCACATTCTCACCACAGGGACCACGAGTACAAGAGAGCCCTCAGCCCGCACAAACACAG ACTCCTGTGACACCAAAGGAAGCAGCGCTGGGGTCCAAATCTTTCTTTGAGACACCTGGAGCTTTTGGGTCTCTCACCACCCAAACAGCGGCACGCAAAAGAGGCTCCGCCCAGAGGAGGTTGGACATCGGACACACCGCAGCCAATTAA